Proteins co-encoded in one Gopherus evgoodei ecotype Sinaloan lineage chromosome 4, rGopEvg1_v1.p, whole genome shotgun sequence genomic window:
- the LOC115651209 gene encoding LOW QUALITY PROTEIN: olfactory receptor 1019-like (The sequence of the model RefSeq protein was modified relative to this genomic sequence to represent the inferred CDS: deleted 1 base in 1 codon) gives MYFFLLNLSFVDICYFSAIAPKALQNLLAERKTIAYAACAAHMLFFNTILTTECYLLVVMVYDQYVAICKPLFYVIIMSPKICAQLVAGSYLIEVIGALVQTSGAFRLSYCSSNIITHLFCDIPAVVKLSCSGTYNSELMLFAVSGIIAISTISIILLSSIYILSTILRIRSTQGRAKTFSTCTSHLMAITMFYGMAICIYVLPQSED, from the exons atgtacttcttcctcctTAATTTGTCTTTTGTTGACATCTGTTACTTCTCAGCTATTGCCCCCAAGGCACTGCAGAACCTTTTAGCAGAGAGGAAAACCATTGCTTATGCTGCATGCGCTGCTCATATGTTGTTCTTCAATACAATTTTGACCACAGAGTGTTACCTCCTGGTTGTGATGGTGTACGACCAATATGTGGCCATCTGTAAGCCACTGTTCTATGTCATCATCATGTCCCCAAAGATCTGTGCCCAGCTGGTGGCTGGGTCATATCTCATTGAGGTCATTGGAGCTTTGGTACAAACAAGCGGTGCCTTTCGATTATCCTACTGCAGCTCCAACATCATCACTCATTTATTTTGCGACATCCCTGCAGTTGTCAAGCTGTCTTGCTCCGGCACCTACAATTCAGAGCTGATGCTTTTTGCCGTCTCAGGGATTATTGCTATCTCCACCATTTCAATCATCCTTCTATCCTCCATTTACAtcctctccaccatcctgaggattCGCTCCACTCAGGGCAGG GCAAAGACCTTCTCCACCTGCACTTCCCACCTGATGGCCATCACCATGTTCTATGGGATGGCCATTTGCATTTATGTCCTGCCCCAGTCTGAAGACTGA
- the LOC115651559 gene encoding LOW QUALITY PROTEIN: olfactory receptor 1019-like (The sequence of the model RefSeq protein was modified relative to this genomic sequence to represent the inferred CDS: inserted 1 base in 1 codon) — translation MAERNYTAVTEFVFLGFTQNPKLQIILLVMFLVIYMLILVGNLTLVTLIRTDSQLHTPMYFFISNLALLNVSYATIITXSILITLVSVRKVILFSGCAPQFFFLCIALSCECYLLGVMTYDRFMAIYNPLLYIVIMSKWFCMLLVLGSYLVSCVNAIVQTIFIFRLSFCNSNVINHFFCDLSPILKLSCSDTRITDIVHFTCATVVVTPTILIILISYIYIAVTILRINSAKGQRKAFSTCASHLATITIFYGTGSFMYLQPSSKYLMDHDKIISLFYTLVIPMLNPLIYSLRNMEVKKAFTRMLHRKIYSQ, via the exons ATGGCGGAGAGGAATTACACGGCAGTGACTGAGTTCGTCTTCTTGGGATTCACACAAAACCCGAAGCTGCAGATCATCCTCCTTGTGATGTTTCTGGTGATCTACATGCTGATCCTAGTGGGGAACCTCACCTTGGTCACCTTAATCAGAACTGACTCCcagcttcacacccccatgtactttttcaTCAGCAACCTGGCCCTCTTAAATGTCAGCTACGCCACCATCATCA CCAGCATACTGATTACTTTAGTATCAGTGAGAAAAGTCATTTTGTTCTCTGGGTGTGCTCCACAATTCTTCTTCCTATGCATCGCATTGTCCTGTGAATGTTACCTCTTGGGTGTCATGACGTACGATCGCTTCATGGCCATCTACAACCCATTGCTCTACATTGTCATCATGTCCAAGTGGTTTTGcatgctgctggtgctggggtccTACCTAGTGAGCTGCGTGAATGCAATTGTTCAAACTATATTTATATTCCGTTTGTCCTTCTGCAACTCAAACGTcatcaaccatttcttctgtgacttgTCCCCAATCCTGAAACTGTCCTGCTCCGACACCCGCATTACAGACATTGTTCATTTCACCTGCGCCACTGTGGTGGTAACACCTACTATCTTGATCATCCTCATCTCCTACATATACATTGCAGTCACTATCCTAAGGATCAACTCTGCCAAGGGTCAAcgcaaagccttctccacctgcgccTCCCACCTGGCAACCATCACCATCTTCTACGGAACGGGCTCTTTCATGTATTTACAGCCCAGTTCAAAGTACCTCATGGACCACGACAAaatcatttctttgttttataccctTGTGATCCCCATGTTGAACcccctgatctacagcctgaggaacatgGAGGTGAAAAAGGCCTTTACGAGGATGTTACACAGGAAGATTTATTCTCAGTGA
- the LOC115651210 gene encoding LOW QUALITY PROTEIN: olfactory receptor 1052-like (The sequence of the model RefSeq protein was modified relative to this genomic sequence to represent the inferred CDS: inserted 2 bases in 1 codon) — MAWGNDTTVTEFILAGFTDHPELQVAFFLIFLVIYVLTLLENLGMIGLIWRDSQFHTSMYILLSNLSHVDFGYSSSIAPRVLVSFSRKSKAISYAGCAAQLYFFXVFGTAESLLLAVMAYDHYVAICNPLLYRLIMSKRSCIWFLASSYMAGVANATMFTSCTFQLSFCGPNVIDHYFCDVLPLMRLSCTNTHNNEMLLSIFAGSIQLTTILINLFSYLYITAAILRIRSSEGRRKAFSTWAYHLTAVAIYYGTTVFIYLRPSSTSSREQDQVISVIYTVVIPMLNPLIYSLRNKEVKAALGRMLEKRKFSQQL, encoded by the exons ATGGCCTGGGGAAATGACACCACCGTGACTGAATTCATCCTTGCAGGATTCACTGACCATCCAGAACTGCAGGTTGCCTTCTTCCTCATATTTCTGGTGATCTATGTTCTCACCTTGCTGGAGAATTTGGGGATGATTGGCCTAATCTGGAGGGACTCCCAATTTCACACCTCCATGTATATCTTGCTCAGCAACTTGTCACATGTTGACTTTGGTTATTCCTCATCCATCGCCCCCAGGGTGCTGGTGAGCTTCTCAAGGAAGAGTAAGGCTATTTCCTACGCTGGATGTGCTGCACAGCtgtatttttt tgtctttggcACAGCTGAGTCTTTACTCCTTGCGGTGATGGCCTATGACCATTATGTGGCCATCTGTAACCCACTGCTCTATAGGCTCATCATGTCCAAGAGGTCCTGCATCTGGTTCTTGGCTAGCTCATACATGGCTGGGGTTGCAAATGCAACCATGTTTACCAGCTGCACCTTTCAGCTGTCCTTCTGTGGGCCCAATGTAATCGATCATTACTTTTGTGACGTCCTTCCACTCATGCGGCTCTCCTGCACCAACACTCACAACAATGAAATGTTGCTTTCTATCTTTGCTGGTTCCATACAGCTGACTACCATACTTATCAACCTCTTCTCTTATCTGTATATTACTGCTGCCATACTCAGGATCCGCTCTTCCGAGGGCAGGcgcaaagccttctccacctgggCCTATCACCTGACAGCCGTGGCTATATACTATGGCACGACGGTCTTTATCTACTTACGACCCAGCTCCACCTCCTCACGGGAGCAGGACCAGGTGATCTCTGTGATCTACACAGTGGTGATCCCCATGctgaaccccctcatctacagcctgaggaacaaggaggtgaaggccgcCCTGGGGAGAATGTTAGAGAAAAGAAAGTTCTCTCAGCAGCTTTGA